From one Triticum urartu cultivar G1812 chromosome 3, Tu2.1, whole genome shotgun sequence genomic stretch:
- the LOC125547863 gene encoding desmethyl-deoxy-podophyllotoxin synthase-like: protein MLPTKELVGQDLQYSYYHYLVFSAVLLLPLLVLKLRLRQRKDKDGNNPPPGPWRLPVIGSLHHLVSLAGALPHHVMRDLAGRHGPLMLLRLGELPLVVASSAEAAMAVMKTHDAAFATRPQTATLRALTKDGLGVIYAPNSDHWRQLRKLVTTELLSARRVKGLRVTREAEVSSLVASIASASASRSCKEPVNLSSLLSRFVTDVTTRSVVGDWITEREAYLEAKRQVVKMAAKFSLADLFPSSRLARMCSGGVRQAEACNREINRIMGKVIEDHQARKSAGTGGKEEVILDVLLRTQIDGVPLDMGTIRAVILDLFAAGSESFATTLEWALAELIRNPTTLHKAQSEVRRALAGQTRVSEDALRDLPYLHLVIKETLRLHPTGPLLLPRECREPCRVLGFDVPQGAMVLVNAWAIGRDAASWGADADEFRPERFQGDGSKVEFYGTDYQFLPFGAGRRMCPGVLFALANVELAMASLLYHFDWELPGGVDPTKLDMTEGSGLSARRKSELWLNATVQVTVPE from the exons ATGCTCCCAACCAAGGAATTAGTGGGGCAAGACCTCCAATACTCCTACTACCATTACCTCGTCTTCTCCGCGGTCCTACTGCTCCCTCTTCTCGTCCTCAAGCTCCGGCTCCGGCAACGCAAAGACAAAGACGGCAACAACCCGCCTCCCGGCCCATGGCGCCTGCCGGTCATCGGCAGCCTGCACCACCTCGTGAGCCTCGCGGGCGCACTCCCACACCATGTCATGCGAGACCTTGCCGGGCGGCACGGCCCGCTGATGCTGCTCCGCCTTGGGGAGCTCCCCCTCGTGGTCGCGTCGTCGGCCGAAGCGGCGATGGCGGTCATGAagacccacgacgccgcgttcGCCACGCGGCCGCAGACGGCCACGCTCCGCGCGCTCACCAAGGACGGCCTCGGCGTCATCTACGCGCCCAACAGCGACCACTGGCGCCAGCTCCGCAAGCTGGTCACCACCGAGCTGCTTAGCGCGCGGCGCGTCAAAGGGCTCCGCGTCACCCGCGAGGCCGAGGTCTCCAGCCTCGTGGCGTCCATcgcgtcggcgtcggcgtcgcgGTCCTGCAAGGAGCCCGTCAACCTCAGCTCCCTGCTGTCCAGGTTCGTCACCGACGTCACGACGCGCTCCGTGGTGGGCGACTGGATCACCGAGCGCGAGGCCTACCTGGAGGCGAAGCGGCAGGTCGTAAAGATGGCTGCCAAGTTCAGCCTCGCCGATCTGTTCCCGTCGTCGCGTCTCGCCCGCATGTGCAGCGGAGGAGTGCGCCAGGCGGAGGCGTGCAACCGTGAGATCAACCGTATCATGGGCAAGGTCATCGAGGACCACCAAGCAAGGAAGTCGGCTGGCACCGGCGGCAAGGAAGAGGTCATCCTCGACGTGCTGCTCAGGACACAGATTGACGGTGTGCCTCTCGACATGGGAACCATCCGTGCCGTCATCCTC GATCTTTTCGCCGCCGGGAGCGAGAGCTTCGCAACGACGCTGGAGTGGGCCTTGGCGGAGCTGATACGGAACCCGACCACGCTCCACAAGGCGCAGTCCGAGGTGCGACGCGCCCTCGCCGGACAGACCCGCGTATCGGAGGACGCCCTGCGCGACCTCCCCTACCTGCATCTGGTCATCAAGGAGACTCTGCGGCTGCATCCCACAGGCCCGCTGCTCCTCCCGCGGGAGTGCCGGGAGCCCTGCCGCGTCCTCGGCTTCGATGTGCCCCAGGGTGCCATGGTGCTTGTCAACGCCTGGGCGATTGGCCGCGACGCCGCCAGCTGGGGCGCTGACGCCGACGAGTTCAGGCCGGAGAGATTCCAAGGCGACGGCAGCAAGGTGGAATTCTATGGGACGGACTACCAGTTCCTCCCGTTCGGCGCGGGCCGGAGGATGTGCCCTGGCGTATTGTTCGCCCTCGCCAACGTGGAGCTCGCCATGGCCAGCCTTCTCTACCATTTCGACTGGGAGCTCCCGGGTGGCGTCGATCCGACTAAGCTGGACATGACGGAGGGGTCCGGGCTCTCTGCAAGGAGGAAGAGCGAGTTATGGTTGAATGCCACTGTT